From a region of the Thiohalomonas denitrificans genome:
- a CDS encoding thioredoxin domain-containing protein — MVHRNRLAKETSPYLLQHADNPVDWYPWGDEALGRARREDRPILLSIGYSACHWCHVMAHESFENPETAHLMNEHFVNIKVDREERPDLDRIYQTAHQYLTRRPGGWPLTLFLTPDQIPFAAGTYFPPNPRHGLPAFPDILQRVADFFHERRDAIEEQNESLQEALQGAVDSRVAGLPDDGPLRRARHELEANFDHEHGGLGTAPKFPHAHSHAFLLRQAARHNDNEARDIALNSLAAMVSGGLFDQIGGGFFRYAVDARWEIPHFEKMLYDNGPLLSLCIDAWQVSGEERFRRAAVLTAEWVLREMQSPEGGYYATLDADSGGQEGGFYLWTREAAREALEPDDFRLAAAAYGLDQSANFEGQWHLTRRPSIEALAESFDMASSKLERRLEAIRQRLFAAREQRQRPGRDEKVLTSWNGLMISAMADAGRRLNEPRFTASAERALDFIRTRLTDNGRLMAVYKDGQARLSGYLDDYAFLADGVVSLLEARWRDGDLNFALDLTETLQEHFQDHEAGGFFFTADDHEALILRPKPFMDESTPSGNGIAARALLTLGHLTGRTDLLDAAEETLQAGWNSLSEVPSIHGALLHALEDYLMPPQQVILRGEDRGLQEWQDRLAGHFAPHRLVFSIPAGARDLPGLLAERPADGGQLAYVCGAHRCAPPVRDFEALERTLERTGT; from the coding sequence ATGGTGCACCGCAATCGTCTCGCCAAAGAAACCAGTCCCTACCTGCTCCAGCACGCCGACAATCCGGTGGATTGGTATCCGTGGGGGGACGAGGCGTTGGGCCGGGCGCGTCGAGAGGACCGCCCGATTCTGCTCTCGATCGGCTACTCGGCCTGTCACTGGTGCCATGTCATGGCCCATGAATCGTTCGAGAATCCGGAAACCGCTCACCTGATGAACGAGCATTTCGTGAACATCAAAGTGGACCGGGAGGAGCGTCCCGACCTCGACCGCATCTACCAGACCGCCCACCAGTATCTCACCCGACGCCCCGGCGGATGGCCGCTGACGCTTTTCCTGACCCCCGACCAGATACCCTTCGCCGCCGGTACCTATTTCCCGCCCAACCCGCGGCACGGCCTGCCTGCCTTCCCCGACATATTGCAGCGGGTGGCCGACTTCTTCCATGAACGGCGCGACGCCATCGAAGAGCAGAATGAATCCCTGCAAGAGGCGCTGCAGGGGGCGGTCGACTCCCGGGTGGCGGGGCTGCCCGACGACGGGCCGTTGCGCCGGGCGCGCCACGAGCTGGAGGCGAATTTTGATCACGAGCATGGCGGACTCGGGACGGCACCGAAATTTCCGCACGCCCATTCCCACGCTTTCCTGCTGCGCCAGGCTGCCCGGCACAACGACAACGAAGCGCGCGACATCGCCCTGAATTCACTCGCCGCGATGGTCAGCGGCGGGCTTTTCGACCAAATCGGCGGCGGTTTCTTCCGCTATGCAGTGGACGCGCGCTGGGAGATCCCGCACTTCGAGAAGATGCTTTACGACAACGGCCCCCTGCTGAGTCTCTGCATCGACGCCTGGCAAGTGAGCGGCGAGGAGCGATTCCGCCGGGCCGCCGTTCTGACCGCGGAGTGGGTGCTCCGTGAAATGCAGTCGCCCGAAGGGGGCTACTACGCCACGCTGGATGCCGACAGCGGCGGGCAGGAGGGCGGATTCTACCTGTGGACCCGTGAGGCGGCCCGGGAAGCACTGGAGCCGGACGACTTCCGGCTGGCCGCGGCAGCCTACGGACTCGATCAGTCAGCGAATTTCGAAGGTCAGTGGCACCTGACCCGTCGCCCTTCCATCGAAGCACTGGCGGAGAGCTTCGACATGGCCTCATCAAAACTGGAGCGGCGCCTTGAGGCGATACGCCAGCGGCTGTTCGCCGCGCGAGAGCAGCGGCAGCGGCCCGGCCGTGATGAAAAGGTGCTCACCAGCTGGAACGGGCTGATGATCAGCGCCATGGCCGACGCCGGCCGGCGTCTGAACGAACCGCGCTTCACCGCATCGGCCGAGCGAGCCCTGGATTTCATCCGGACCCGGTTGACCGACAACGGCAGACTGATGGCGGTCTACAAAGATGGCCAGGCGCGGCTATCGGGCTATCTCGACGACTACGCCTTTCTGGCCGATGGCGTCGTATCACTGCTCGAAGCGCGCTGGCGCGATGGTGATCTCAACTTTGCACTCGACCTCACTGAAACCCTTCAGGAGCATTTTCAGGACCACGAGGCCGGCGGTTTCTTTTTTACGGCCGATGATCATGAAGCCCTGATCCTGCGGCCCAAGCCCTTCATGGATGAGTCTACGCCCTCCGGAAACGGCATCGCGGCACGGGCGCTGCTGACACTTGGGCACCTGACCGGGCGTACCGATTTACTGGACGCGGCGGAGGAGACGCTTCAGGCCGGCTGGAACAGTTTAAGCGAGGTGCCCTCCATCCATGGTGCGCTGCTGCATGCCCTTGAAGACTACCTGATGCCGCCACAACAGGTAATCCTGCGAGGTGAGGATCGAGGCCTGCAGGAGTGGCAGGATCGACTGGCCGGGCACTTCGCTCCCCACCGCCTGGTGTTTTCCATCCCTGCCGGGGCCCGCGATCTTCCGGGCCTGCTCGCGGAACGTCCTGCGGACGGCGGGCAGCTTGCCTATGTCTGCGGTGCCCATCGCTGCGCACCGCCGGTACGCGATTTCGAGGCCCTGGAGCGCACTCTCGAGCGCACCGGGACCTGA
- a CDS encoding thymidylate synthase → MRQYLDLMRHVLENGTVKEDRTGTGTRSVFGYQMRYDLSKGFPLVTTKKLHLRSIIHELLWFLRGETNIAYLKENGVRIWDEWADENGDLGPLYGYQWRSWPTPDGRHIDQIQQAVDQIRTNPDSRRIIVSAWNVADLPDEAVSPRKNAAAGRMALAPCHAFFQFYVANGRLSCQLYQRSGDIFLGVPFNIASYSLLTMMLAQVTGLEPGDFVHTLGDAHLYSNHLEQARLQLSREPYPLPAMRLNPDIDSVFDFRFEDFQLDGYEHHPPIKAPVAV, encoded by the coding sequence ATGCGCCAATACCTCGATCTGATGCGTCATGTGCTGGAGAACGGCACCGTAAAGGAAGACCGGACCGGCACCGGCACCCGAAGCGTATTTGGTTACCAGATGCGCTACGACCTGTCGAAAGGCTTCCCGTTGGTCACCACCAAGAAGTTGCACCTGCGCTCGATTATCCATGAACTCCTCTGGTTCCTGCGAGGCGAGACCAACATCGCTTATCTGAAGGAGAATGGCGTCCGGATCTGGGATGAATGGGCGGACGAGAACGGTGACCTCGGGCCGCTGTACGGCTATCAGTGGCGCTCCTGGCCGACGCCGGACGGCAGGCATATCGATCAGATCCAGCAGGCCGTCGACCAGATTCGCACAAATCCGGATTCGCGTCGCATCATTGTCAGTGCCTGGAACGTGGCTGATTTGCCTGACGAAGCGGTCTCCCCCAGGAAGAATGCGGCAGCCGGTCGCATGGCCTTGGCTCCCTGCCATGCGTTCTTCCAGTTCTACGTGGCCAACGGCCGCCTCTCGTGCCAGCTCTATCAGCGCTCCGGAGACATTTTCCTCGGCGTGCCGTTCAATATTGCCTCCTATTCCCTGTTGACCATGATGCTGGCGCAGGTGACCGGTCTCGAGCCGGGGGATTTCGTGCACACCCTGGGTGATGCCCATCTCTACTCCAACCATCTGGAGCAGGCGCGACTGCAGCTGTCCCGCGAGCCCTACCCGTTGCCAGCCATGCGCTTGAATCCCGATATCGATTCGGTGTTCGACTTCCGCTTCGAGGACTTCCAGTTGGATGGTTATGAACACCACCCGCCGATCAAGGCGCCGGTGGCCGTCTAG
- a CDS encoding class I SAM-dependent rRNA methyltransferase, whose protein sequence is MEPAVLTLKKNEDRRLRAGHLWVFSNEVDVQRTPLTGFEPGQVVEVQASNGKSLGVGYVNPASLICARLVSRNPAHGLDRSLVVHRLKVALGLRERLYERPFYRLVHGEADGLPGLIIDRFDSVVVVQMNTAGMEAAREAIIEALQKVLRPSGILLRNDSGMRKLEQLESYVEAIGEVPESVRLEENGVTFEAPLAGGQKTGWFFDHRDNRAWVQGLVRGLARSEPPRILDVFSYIGGWGLQAAVAGAGEVWCVEASAAALDYAERSAALNGMEERMKFLEGDAFQALKGLRADAERFDVVVVDPPAFIKRRKDVKSGLEAYRRINQAAMQLLGKDGILVSASCSHHLRREQLVDIFQRSARHLDRRAQIIHQGHQGADHPIHPAIPETEYLKAFAVRVVSD, encoded by the coding sequence ATGGAACCGGCCGTTCTGACGCTGAAGAAGAATGAAGACCGGCGGTTGCGCGCCGGCCACCTCTGGGTATTCAGCAACGAAGTGGATGTGCAGCGCACGCCCCTGACCGGGTTCGAGCCGGGCCAGGTGGTGGAGGTCCAGGCCTCCAACGGCAAGTCCCTGGGCGTCGGCTATGTGAATCCGGCTTCGCTCATCTGCGCCCGGCTGGTGAGCCGCAATCCGGCCCACGGGCTGGATCGCTCCCTGGTTGTGCACCGTCTCAAGGTAGCGCTGGGGCTTCGCGAGCGGCTCTATGAGCGGCCTTTTTACCGGCTGGTTCACGGCGAGGCCGACGGACTGCCGGGACTGATCATCGATCGCTTCGACAGCGTCGTCGTGGTGCAGATGAACACTGCCGGCATGGAAGCGGCACGGGAGGCCATCATTGAAGCGCTTCAGAAAGTGTTGCGCCCATCGGGCATTCTGCTGCGAAACGATAGCGGCATGCGCAAGCTGGAACAGCTGGAGTCCTATGTCGAGGCGATCGGAGAGGTCCCGGAGAGCGTGCGGCTGGAGGAGAATGGCGTTACGTTCGAGGCGCCGCTGGCGGGTGGCCAGAAGACGGGCTGGTTTTTCGATCACCGGGATAACCGCGCCTGGGTGCAGGGGCTGGTCCGCGGGCTGGCCCGCTCGGAGCCGCCGCGGATACTGGACGTCTTCAGTTACATCGGCGGCTGGGGTCTTCAGGCCGCTGTTGCCGGTGCCGGTGAGGTCTGGTGTGTCGAAGCCTCGGCAGCGGCACTGGACTATGCCGAGCGCAGTGCCGCCCTCAACGGCATGGAGGAGCGGATGAAATTCCTGGAAGGAGACGCCTTCCAGGCCCTCAAGGGCCTGCGCGCCGACGCCGAGCGCTTCGACGTGGTGGTGGTCGACCCGCCCGCCTTCATCAAGCGGCGCAAGGACGTCAAGAGTGGTCTCGAGGCCTATCGCCGCATCAATCAGGCCGCCATGCAACTGCTCGGCAAGGACGGAATACTGGTCAGCGCCAGCTGCTCCCACCACCTCCGCCGCGAACAGCTGGTGGACATCTTCCAGCGCAGCGCCCGCCACCTCGACCGGCGGGCCCAGATCATCCATCAGGGCCATCAGGGGGCGGATCACCCCATCCATCCCGCCATCCCCGAGACGGAGTATCTCAAGGCCTTCGCCGTGCGGGTGGTTAGTGATTAA
- the lgt gene encoding prolipoprotein diacylglyceryl transferase, whose product MLKFPDIDPVAISFGPVQVHWYGLMYLVGFVGGWWLGRRRAAQPRWNWKPAQVDDLVFYSALGVVLGGRIGYVLFYNWGAFLQDPLMLFRIWEGGMAFHGGLLGVMVALGVYAWRENRRYFEVVDFLAPLVPIGLGAGRIGNFINGELWGKPTDLPWGMVFPGAGDVARHPSQLYQFFLEGVVLFAIVWWFSSKPRPTMAVSGVFAVGYGLFRFLVEFVREPDAHLGYLAFGWVTMGQVLSLPLIVVGLALLGLAYGRGNTGKAVPNRQE is encoded by the coding sequence ATGTTGAAATTCCCCGATATCGATCCGGTCGCCATCAGTTTCGGCCCGGTTCAGGTGCACTGGTACGGCTTGATGTATCTGGTCGGCTTTGTCGGCGGCTGGTGGCTGGGACGCCGCCGGGCAGCGCAGCCACGCTGGAACTGGAAGCCCGCGCAGGTCGATGACCTGGTTTTTTACTCTGCACTGGGGGTAGTGCTGGGCGGTCGCATCGGGTACGTCCTGTTTTACAACTGGGGTGCATTCCTGCAGGACCCGCTGATGCTGTTCCGGATCTGGGAAGGGGGGATGGCGTTCCATGGTGGTCTGCTCGGGGTGATGGTTGCCCTGGGCGTCTATGCCTGGCGGGAAAACCGTCGCTATTTCGAGGTCGTCGATTTTCTGGCACCGCTGGTGCCCATCGGTCTCGGTGCGGGGCGCATCGGCAACTTCATCAATGGTGAGCTGTGGGGCAAGCCCACCGATCTGCCGTGGGGGATGGTCTTTCCCGGAGCCGGCGATGTAGCGCGCCATCCCTCTCAGCTCTATCAGTTTTTCCTCGAAGGCGTGGTGCTGTTTGCCATCGTCTGGTGGTTCTCCTCGAAGCCGCGTCCGACCATGGCCGTTTCGGGTGTCTTCGCCGTTGGCTATGGCCTGTTCCGTTTTCTGGTGGAATTCGTGCGCGAGCCGGATGCTCATCTCGGCTATCTGGCCTTTGGCTGGGTGACCATGGGGCAGGTGCTCTCACTACCGCTGATCGTTGTTGGTCTGGCGTTGCTGGGGCTGGCCTACGGTCGCGGCAATACCGGTAAAGCCGTTCCCAACAGGCAGGAATAA